The Heptranchias perlo isolate sHepPer1 chromosome 15, sHepPer1.hap1, whole genome shotgun sequence genome contains the following window.
GTGACTTGAGAACGTAGTAAGTATTTTACCTACAAAATCAGAAGACACCCATTTACATAGCTAGaatcttgctttttaaaaaaaaatgacgtagcatttacagcacggaaacagcccattcggcccaactgatctatgccggtgtttttggtccacacgagcctctcccTGCCCTACATCATCTAAACCTATATGCAGATCCTTCTGTATGtagatatggttagatgaagaggcTTGTTCAAGAGGTTCATAATATCCTTATTAAGCAATATGTGAAAGGGTCCTCTGTTATGCAAAGCTTCTTTCTCATTGCCAGTGCAGGTGAGTTAGAACCCAtttggtgactgcagtgtgcatcTTTTATTTCTTCCAAACCGGTAACGAAAGCTGTATGACCAAGGCCTGTACTGTATTCTGTTACAGCAAATTCCTGATCTATGCCTGCCTGCTACTGTTCTCCGTTTTGCTTTCTCTGCGCCTGGATGGAATTATCCAGTGGAGCTATTGGGCTGTTTTTACTCCTGTCTGGCTATGGAAACTCATGGTAATCATAGGAGCCTCGGTGGGAACTGGAGTGTGGGCACGGAATCCACAGTACAGGTGAGAAGTAACTGTGGACCTGATGCTTCTGGTTACACAGAGTATATTGACAATGCCGCCCAAGATTTACCAAGGCAGCTTGAAGTTTAATTTGAAAAATGACTAGGAGGGAGCATTCAGTAGAGTGTACAGCCTCCAGCCAGCTATGATTTGTATTATTGAGTTTGTCATGGTAGAACGCAGTGTTGTAGAAATGCCGTCACATTTCAGGGGTCACAGAACCCACAGTCGGTTTATCTTCGCTGCTCAGGATGAAAGGATAATGCCATTTCCACAACAACAAATCCTGTAACAGATTGTAGTCAGCAGGTGTttgctctttttttctttttgatttcTTGTTTCAGCAAAGAGAGGAATGGGGCATTCTTTTTCCCCCTCACTCTAGTCTCCCAGTGTCAGTATTGAGCACTTCAGGTCAAATGGAGCATGGGCAGATGCAGAACAAAGCTAACTTCTGCTGTGGCCAAGCGCTGTGCTTTAGCCCAGGTTGCACCAGGGTGAACTTTTCCTTTTTATGCATAAGTATGTGAAATATTCAGCATGTTGGTGTACACTGAAAGTTCTCCAACACAACAACAAAGTAATTTGATAATTAATCATCACCTgaatttaaaatgttaatttgTGCCAAGAAAAATAATCTAAaggttaatgtaaaaaaaaaagcactttgaCTCCCCATACTCTTCTTTGATTTAATCTTTATTCATTTGATTACATTAATAAGTGTGCTGAAAGGTTGCTGACAACCTACTTGTGTGAAGGGGGACCTGCTTCCTAATTTACTCTTTGTCCTTGATGTTCACTTCTCTTTTAAAACAGGGCTGAAGGAGAAACCTGTGTGGAATTTAAAGCAATGCTGATAGCGGTTGGAATCCACCTATTGCTGTTGATGTTTGAAGTTCTGGTGTGTGACCGGATTGAGCGAGGAACCCACTTCTGGCTGCTCGTCTTCATGccgctgttctttgtatctccagTGTCGGTAGCTGCGTGTGTGTGGGGTTTTCGACATGATCGGTCTCTGGAGGTAGGGCACACTCGCTTAATGATCTTTGTTAATCGTGCTAATTCTGTATTTAGTGTGTtagcaccttaaaacctacctctttgaccaagcttttggccacctgtcctaatacctccttatgtcaaattttgtttgataatcgctcctgtggagcaccttgggacgtaTTACAACATTTatattgctatataaatgctagttgttgttcttgttgtaaaAAGACAATACACGGATTACAGTGCATTGTGTCTTGCTGCAGAATGCTCATATAAAAATACGAGACGATCAGAATGACTTTCAAACCCAAACCTGATCAATGAAATTATAACTTTTTTTGTCTAACTAACATCTATTACTATAAACGAAATCTGTCTGTCTGATGTAATGGATTAACCTTTAAAATTAAAAGCTTTTTCTTGTTGAGGGTAACACAGATAAGTAATATTGCATTGTACATACTTTTATCCATATTAAAATGTTTTGTGAACACCTCCAGTAGCAGAACCTTTATAGTTTTGTTACAGttccctttttctttttctctggtTACCAGTTGGAAATCCTGTGTTCTGTGAACATTCTTCAGTTCATATTCATTGCACTAAGACTGGATGAAATCATCAAATGGCCTTGGCTGGtaattttccttttatttattgttttgtatttcttctggtgggggaatcaagaacgaggggacttaatcttaaaattagagctaggccatttaggagagaaatcaggaagcacttttttacacaaaggggagtagaaatctggaattcttcccccccccccccccccccaaaaaatgctgtggatgctgggacaattagaactttcaagactgagatcagtagatttttgttaagtaaggccatcaagggatatggagattaggtaggtaaatggagttgaggtacagatcagccatgatctgattgaatggtggagcaggctcgaggggctgaatggcctgttgctgttcctatgttcttattgtGTCTTTCTGTTTTAAGAATATTGTAATTGCTTTTAATGGACAAAATTGAAGCTGACTCTAAGCTTTTGTTACATAGTGCATTCATAGTACCCCTATACTGTATTGGAGAGCCTCCTAATGTGGACATGACCTGCCTGTCGAAACGCCCACCTGTTCCAGCGAGTGTGGCTTGTGCTGAATTTAAGGACAGCTAGCTGTTCACAGACTCAGCATACACTCCACTCGCTGGCACCGGAAAGCATTTCAGCAAACAGGCCAAAACTGCACCAGAAAGCTCTACATCTCTTGTAACATCATGTTTGAGCTCAGGAAAGCTTTATTCTACAGGATTTTAAAAAGTCGTGCAGGTAAATCAGTTAGTTACGAGGAAGCAAACAAAACATCCATGCACAAACCAATCTGTTATGAGCAGCTTACAAGGTACATGAAGCAAGTTGAGCTGTTTGTGATGTTCTGTGCATGGTATTACAATATAAAGGTTGCTATTGTAATCTGTTGAAGAAAGTCTTCAATAGGCCTAGAATaaccaaatagaatcatagaagtttacaacatggaaacaggcccatcggcccaacatgtccatgtcgcccagtttataccactaagctagtcccaattgcctgcacttggcccatatccctctatacccatcttacccatgtatcaAATATTATCAAACTACTGAACAAATGTGCAAATGCTAAAAAAAACAAGTTTTATAGCCAATATAATTTCTTTAACCAGTTTTTGCTGATTCTTGGTAGGTGGTCTGTGTTCCTTTGTGGATCCTGATGTCATTTCTCTGCCTAGTGGTGCTCTACTACATTGTGTGGTCGGTACTTTTCTTGCGGTCTATGGATGTGATAGCTGAACAAAGACGGACCCATGTTACAATGGCTATCAGTTGGATGACCATTGTTGTTCCACTTTTGACCTTTGAGGTATGCAACTCTGTTTCGGTAATAGGGTCAGTGTGTTCTTCAGTTGCTAAATCGTCATTAAAGTTGAAGTGGTCGATCGATCTGATTTTCATTGTTGAAGATATATTGATGCTTAGTGACAACTTCATGAATTTAGAGAAATTTCAGAGTTAAGTTTCACTTGCTTGACAAGTTTGCTTGATTAACCCTGCACAATAGCTTCTGGCAAGTATTGGGTATTTACAAGTCATGTTTAAAAGTGAAATGGGCAGTAGCAATCTGGAAGCCACAGGATCAAGGTACTCAGTTCAACTCTTTTCCTCCGATATATCCTGGCTGAGTTTGGCCATATGATCtgcatttcctcccccccccccccccccccccccaaccaagatCTCTGATATTACTTTGTAGGTGGTCACAAAGAGATGCACAAAAGTGCCCTTTGAGTGACATCCTTCTGACTGTTGTTCCTAATATCCCATCTGTAAAAGGACAGGCTTTCCTTCCTCAAACATTCTGCCAGATTTATATTTTAGCACAAGTCTGAGTGTCAGTTGAGACTGGGATTTGGAAGTGTTTCTCACCAGCCAGGCATTTGACACACAAGCAAGCCCATCAccagagtctccaaaccaaactgcTGAGATATTATAACCACATGTAGGGTTTCTGTTGACCCAATATGGAGTGTGCAGTCTCTCCATACAGGgactcatgatttttttttctctccctagaTTCTTTTGGTTCACAAACTGGATGGTCACAATAATTTTTCATATATTCCAATTTTCATCCCTCTTTGGCTTTCTCTGATAACATTAATGGCAACAACCTTTGGACAAAAAGGGGGTAATCACTGTAAGTATCTATAGTGTGTGTTAGAATTTTACTGTAAACTCaatcattttgatatatattttcATAATAGATGCAGTGGCTCATTACTGTAATGAGACTTGAATGTGCATTTCTTACAGACAGTAATTTTTTGCCAATGGCGATAGTTAGCTTGATCAAAACTTGTTCTGTACTAGCGATATTCATTACACGTTACTATTACAGCTCTTAGCTCTTCTCCCCCAGCGACTAATGTCAGAACGTTA
Protein-coding sequences here:
- the tmem185 gene encoding transmembrane protein 185-like, with the protein product MNLRGLFQDFNPSKFLIYACLLLFSVLLSLRLDGIIQWSYWAVFTPVWLWKLMVIIGASVGTGVWARNPQYRAEGETCVEFKAMLIAVGIHLLLLMFEVLVCDRIERGTHFWLLVFMPLFFVSPVSVAACVWGFRHDRSLELEILCSVNILQFIFIALRLDEIIKWPWLVVCVPLWILMSFLCLVVLYYIVWSVLFLRSMDVIAEQRRTHVTMAISWMTIVVPLLTFEILLVHKLDGHNNFSYIPIFIPLWLSLITLMATTFGQKGGNHWWFGIRKDFCQFLLEIFPFLREYGNISYELHHDDSEESEEMPVPEPAKIAPMFHKKTGVVITQSPGKYFVPPQKLNIDMPD